The segment GGGTGGTATGCTTGCTAAAATTTCTTCAATTTATCCTATAGAACCCATTAATATATCGGGTGTCCTAAGGGAACTTCCTACAGACTTTACTGTACCCGGTCTTCCGGAATGGAAATGGATCCATGTCCCGGGACACTCCCCGGGGCAGGTGGCATTATTCCGGGAAAAGGATAAAGTTCTTATTGCGGCCGATGCTTTTGTAACCGTAAAACAGGATTCCATGTACAAAGTGCTGGTTCAGAAGACCGAAGTACAGGGTCCTCCGGTTTATTTAACTACTAACTGGGAAATGGCAGAAGAATCAGTTCAAAAATTGGAAGCCCTTAAACCTGATTATGCTGTAACAGGCCATGGCAGTCATATGGAGGGAGAGGAATTAAAACAGGGATTAAAACATCTGGCAGATAATTTTAAAGAAGATGGAGTTCCCTCTCACGGAAAGTTTGTGAGGGATGAACGAAAGAAATAATTCAATATTAACTAAAACAGAAAAATATGAAAGCATTAGTTTGGCACGGAAGGAATGACGTAAGAATAGATAATGTACCTGATCCTAAAATACAGGATCCCGGAGATATAATAATAAAGATCACCTCCACAGCAATTTGTGGGTCCGATCTTCATATTCTCGATGGATTGGTGCCAACTATGAAAGAAGGAGATATTTTGGGTCACGAATTCATGGGAGAAGTGGTGGAAATAGGTCATAATGTCCAAAAGTTTCGAAAAGGGGATAGGGTAGTGGTACCTTTTACTATTGCATGCGGGCACTGTAGTTATTGTAATGACACCCTCTATAGTTTGTGTGATAATTCAAATCCAAAGCCTGATCTTGCAAAAGCAAATCTGGGCCATGCAACTTCTGCCATATTTGGTTATTCTCATATGATGGGAGGTTTTTCCGGTGGACAGGCAGAATATGTAAGGGTGCCTTATGCCGATGTGGGACTTGATTAAGGTGCCTGATACCCTCAATGATGAACAGGCGCTATTTCTATCAGATATTTTTCCCACCGGATATATGGCTGCTGAAAATGCTAATATACAAAGAGGAGATACAGTCGCTATATGGGGTTGCGGTCCTG is part of the Antarcticibacterium sp. 1MA-6-2 genome and harbors:
- a CDS encoding MBL fold metallo-hydrolase translates to MEEKMHQSKDNKFIPMTSISSGKGREIRNDVFYYTNQIVNVIMIGDPAGDWVLIDAGMPKSGEEIVKVAEKRFGKGKKPVAIILTHGHFDHVGGLVHLINEWGVPVYAHPLEFLYLTGEKRYPEPDTSVEGGMLAKISSIYPIEPINISGVLRELPTDFTVPGLPEWKWIHVPGHSPGQVALFREKDKVLIAADAFVTVKQDSMYKVLVQKTEVQGPPVYLTTNWEMAEESVQKLEALKPDYAVTGHGSHMEGEELKQGLKHLADNFKEDGVPSHGKFVRDERKK
- a CDS encoding alcohol dehydrogenase catalytic domain-containing protein, whose amino-acid sequence is MKALVWHGRNDVRIDNVPDPKIQDPGDIIIKITSTAICGSDLHILDGLVPTMKEGDILGHEFMGEVVEIGHNVQKFRKGDRVVVPFTIACGHCSYCNDTLYSLCDNSNPKPDLAKANLGHATSAIFGYSHMMGGFSGGQAEYVRVPYADVGLD